One stretch of Labrus bergylta chromosome 24, fLabBer1.1, whole genome shotgun sequence DNA includes these proteins:
- the LOC136178187 gene encoding sporozoite surface protein 2-like: MEQTLKQDTENTPSEYPKYTTTYLNTPSNYPDTPLNTPSKYPNTPLNTPSNYPDTPSQYPNTPLNTPSDYPDTPLNTPSKYPNTPLNTPSQYPNTPLNTPSKYPNTPLNTPSEYPNTPSNYPDTPSQYPNTPLNTPSEYPDTPLNTPSKYPNTPLNTPSQYPNTPLNTPSKYPNTPLNTPSKYPNTPLNTPSNYPDTPSQYPNTPLNTPSKYPNTPLNTPSKYPNTPLNTPSQYPNTPLNTPSQYPNTPLNTPSQYPNTPLNTPSQYPNTLLNTPSKYPDTPSKYPNTPLNTPSEYPDTPSKYPNTPLNTPSQYPNTPSKYPNTPLNTLSQYPNTPLNTPSQYPNTPLNTPSEYPDTPSKYPNTPLNTPSKYPDTPLNTPSKYPDTPLNTSPDYPDTPLNTPSNYPNTPLNTPSNYPNTPLNTPSEYPNTPLNTSPDYPDTPLNTPSEYPDTPLNTSPDYPDTPLNTSPDYPDTPLNTPSEYPDTALNTSPDYPDTPLNTPSNYTDTPLNTPSEYPDTPSKYPNTPLNTPSKYPDIPLNTSPEYPDTPSKYPNTPFNTPSNYPNTPLNTPSEYPNIPLNTPSEYPNIPLNTPSNYPNTPLNTPSEYPNIPLNTPSEYPDTPFNTPSNYPNTPLNTPSEYPNIPLNTPSEYPNTPLNTSPEHPDIPLNTPSD; encoded by the exons ATGGAACAGACCCTGAAGCAGGACACAGAGA acactccatctgaatACCCAAAGTACACTACCACCTACCTCAACACTCCATCCAACTACCCCGACACCCCCCTCAACACTCCATCCAAGTACCCCAACACCCCTCTCAACACTCCATCCAACTACCCCGACACTCCATCCCAGTACCCCAACACCCCCCTCAACACTCCATCCGATTACCCCGACACCCCTCTCAACACTCCATCCAAGTACCCCAACACCCCCCTCAACACTCCATCCCAGTACCCCAACACCCCCCTCAACACTCCATCCAAGTACCCCAACACCCCTCTCAACACTCCATCCGAGTACCCCAACACTCCATCCAACTACCCCGACACTCCATCCCAGTACCCCAACACCCCCCTCAACACTCCATCCGAGTACCCCGACACCCCTCTCAACACTCCATCCAAATACCCCAACACCCCCCTCAACACTCCATCCCAGTACCCCAACACCCCCCTCAACACTCCATCCAAGTACCCCAACACCCCCCTCAACACTCCATCCAAGTACCCCAACACCCCTCTCAACACTCCATCCAACTACCCCGACACTCCATCCCAGTACCCCAACACCCCTCTCAACACTCCATCCAAGTACCCCAACACCCCTCTCAACACTCCATCCAAGTACCCCAACACCCCCCTCAACACTCCATCCCAGTACCCCAACACCCCTCTCAACACTCCATCCCAGTACCCCAACACCCCCCTCAACACTCCATCCCAGTACCCCAACACCCCCCTCAACACTCCATCCCAGTACCCCAACACCCTTCTCAACACTCCATCCAAGTACCCTGACACTCCATCCAAGTACCCCAACACCCCTCTCAACACTCCATCCGAGTACCCTGACACTCCATCCAAGTACCCCAACACCCCCCTCAACACTCCATCCCAGTACCCCAACACTCCATCCAAGTACCCCAACACCCCCCTCAACACTCTATCCCAGTACCCCAACACCCCCCTCAACACTCCATCCCAGTACCCCAACACCCCTCTCAACACTCCATCCGAGTACCCTGACACTCCATCCAAGTACCCCAACACCCCCCTCAACACTCCATCCAAGTACCCCGACACCCCCCTCAACACTCCATCCAAGTACCCCGACACCCCTCTCAACACTTCACCCGACTACCCGGACACCCCTCTCAACACTCCATCCAACTACCCCAACACCCCCCTCAACACTCCATCCAACTACCCCAACACCCCCCTCAACACTCCATCCGAGTACCCCAACACCCCTCTCAACACTTCACCCGACTACCCGGACACCCCCCTCAACACTCCATCCGAGTACCCCGACACCCCTCTCAACACTTCACCCGACTACCCGGACACCCCTCTCAACACTTCACCCGACTACCCGGACACCCCCCTCAACACTCCATCCGAGTACCCCGACACCGCTCTCAACACTTCACCCGACTACCCGGACACCCCTCTCAACACTCCATCTAACTACACCGACACCCCCCTCAACACTCCATCCGAGTACCCCGACACTCCATCCAAGTACCCCAACACCCCCCTCAACACTCCATCCAAGTACCCTGACATCCCCCTCAACACTTCACCCGAGTACCCTGACACTCCATCCAAGTACCCCAACACCCCCTTCAACACTCCATCCAACTACCCCAACACCCCCCTCAACACTCCATCCGAGTACCCCAACATCCCCCTCAACACTCCATCCGAGTACCCCAACATCCCCCTCAACACTCCATCCAACTACCCCAACACCCCCCTCAACACTCCATCCGAGTACCCCAACATCCCCCTCAACACTCCATCCGAGTACCCTGACACCCCCTTCAACACTCCATCCAACTACCCCAACACCCCCCTCAACACTCCATCCGAGTACCCCAACATCCCCCTCAACACTCCATCCGAGTACCCCAACACCCCTCTCAACACTTCACCCGAGCACCCTGACATCCCCCTCAACACTCCATCTGACTAA
- the gart gene encoding trifunctional purine biosynthetic protein adenosine-3, whose product MAEKVLVVGGGGREHALAWKLAQSEQIQQVLVAPGNAGTADCGKISNSEVSVSNHTILAQFCKDHHVGLVVVGPEVPLAAGIVDDLTAAGVRCFGPSAKAAQLEASKSYSKAFMERHGIPTARYGSFTDTEEACKYIRTADFPALVVKASGLAAGKGVIVAKDQDEACRAVMDIMKDRAFGCAGDTVVVEELLEGEEVSCLCFSDGSSVSAMPPAQDHKRLQDGDLGPNTGGMGAYCPTPQVSQELLQQIKETVLQKTVDGMKEDGAPYVGVLYAGLMLTNQGLKVLEFNCRFGDPECQVLLPLLKSDLYDVILNTMNGKLASSAPVWHQDSSAVTVVMASEGYPGSYQKGVQITGLSQVQDSGVQVFHAGTALKDGGVVSSGGRVLTVTAVSSSLEAALQAANQGVAAVGFPGAVYRRDIGHRAIAHLNQHRGLTYKDSGVDIAAGNKLVDMIKPLAKATSRAGCNAELGGFAGLFDLKAAGFVDPILVSGTDGVGTKLKIAQACGQHGGLGQDLVAMCVNDVLAQGAEPLFFLDYFSCGRLEVDVAASVVGGIAKACEMAGCALLGGETAEMPGVYAAGEYDLAGFCVGAVERGSLLPRLGDITEGDVLIGVASSGVHSNGFSLVRKVLERAGLSYSSPAPFGKPGQSVGEVLLTPTNIYSRLLLPILRSGCVKAYAHITGGGLLENIPRVLPPELAVDLDASRWSVPAVFSWLHKEGGLSEEEMARTFNCGLGAVLVVSPLDAQKVLGQIQAQEEAWIVGSLARKQPGAEAVVVRNLRHSLLTAGPACISEAVVEQNGGCRGDSSKPQKRTRVGVLISGSGTNLQALIEQARRPSSSAEIVVVISNRPGVQGLKRASLAGIQTRVVDHKLYGSRAEFDGTIDRVLEEFAVELVCLAGFMRILTGTFVKKWNGKLLNIHPSLLPSFKGVNAQKQALQAGVRVAGCTVHFVAEEVDAGAIIVQEAVLVQGGDTEESLSDRIREAEHRAFPAAMELVASGGVGLAEDGRIVWKSS is encoded by the exons ATGGCGGAGAAGGTGCTGGTGGTTGGAGGTGGTGGACGGGAACACGCGCTGGCCTGGAAGCTGGCCCAGTCGGAGCAGATTCAGCAGGTCCTGGTCGCCCCGGGCAACGCAGGGACGGCCGACTGTGGGAAGATCAGCAACTCTG AGGTGTCTGTCAGTAATCACACCATCTTGGCTCAGTTCTGCAAGGATCACCATGTGGGGCTTGTCGTGGTCGGCCCTGAGGTGCCGCTCGCAGCAG GTATCGTAGACGACCTGACGGCGGCAGGAGTGCGATGTTTCGGCCCGTCTGCCAAAGCAGCTCAGCTGGAGGCCAGCAAGAGCTACTCCAAGGCCTTCATGGAGCGTCACGGCATCCCAACGGCCCGCTACGGCTCCTTCACCGACACCGAGGAGGCCTGCAAATACATCCGCAC GGCCGACTTCCCAGCGCTGGTCGTGAAGGCCAGCGGGCTGGCGGCGGGGAAAGGAGTGATCGTGGCGAAAGACCAGGACGAGGCCTGTCGGGCCGTGATGGACATCATGAAG gacCGAGCGTTTGGATGTGCAGGGGACACTGTGGTGGTTGAAGAACTCTTAGAGGGAGAGGAAGTGTCT TGTCTGTGCTTCAGCGATGGTTCCTCTGTGTCTGCGATGCCTCCGGCTCAGGATCACAAGCGGCTGCAGGACGGCGACCTGGGGCCAAACACGGGTGGCATGGGGGCCTACTGCCCCACCCCTCAG GTGAGCcaggagctgctgcagcagattAAAGAGACGGTGCTGCAGAAGACTGTGGATGGGATGAAGGAGGACGGAGCTCCTTATGTGG GCGTGCTGTATGCAGGTCTGATGCTGACCAATCAGGGGCTGAAGGTCCTCGAGTTCAACTGTCGCTTTGGAGACCCCGAGTGTCAG GTGCTGCTGCCGCTCCTGAAGAGTGACCTCTATGACGTCATCCTGAACACAATGAATGGAAAACTGGCCTCCAGCGCCCCCGTGTGGCACCAGGACAGCTCTGCAGTCACTGTGGTGATGGCCAGTGAAGGATACCCCGGCTCCTATCAGAAAGGAGTGCAGATCACAG GTTTGTCTCAGGTCCAGGACTCGGGCGTGCAGGTCTTCCATGCCGGCACCGCCTTAAAGGATGGAGGTGTGGTCTCCAGCGGAGGGCGGGTCCTGACTGTCACTGCTGTCAGCTCGTCTCTGGAGGCCGCCCTGCAAGCGGCCAATCAGGGAGTGGCAGCCGTTGGCTTCCCGGGCGCCGTTTACCGCCGAGACATCGGGCACCGAGCCATCGCTCACCTGAACcaacacag AGGTCTCACCTATAAGGACAGCGGGGTGGACATCGCCGCCGGCAACAAGCTGGTGGACATGATCAAGCCTCTGGCCAAGGCGACTTCTCGAGCCG GGTGTAATGCAGAGCTCGGAGGGTTTGCTGGACTCTTTGACCTGAAGGCAGCCGGTTTTGTGGACCCGATCCTCGTGTCAGGGACGGACGGAGTCGGAACCAAGCTGAAG ATCGCCCAGGCGTGTGGTCAGCATGGAGGTCTAGGTCAGGACCTGGTGGCGATGTGTGTGAACGACGTGCTGGCTCAGGGCGCCGAGCCGCTCTTCTTCCTCGACTACTTCTCCTGCGGACGACTAGAAGTGGACGTGGCCGCCTCGGTGGTTGGAGGCATCGCAAAGGCCTGCGAGATGGCCGGCTGTGCTCTGctgg gcggTGAGACAGCAGAGATGCCGGGCGTCTACGCTGCAGGAGAGTATGACCTGGCGGGGTTCTGTGTTGGAGCGGTGGAGCGGGGCTCCCTGTTGCCCCGGCTGGGGGACATCACAGAGGGGGACGTGCTGATTGGTGTGGCGTCCTCCGGGGTCCACAGCAACGGCTTCAGTTTGGTGCGTAAAGTCCTGGAGAGAGCCGGCCTCAGCTACAGCTCCCCTGCTCCTTTTGGGAAGCCGGGGCAGAGTGTGG GTGAGGTTTTGCTGACACCGACAAACATCTACAGTCGTCTTCTGTTGCCCATCCTCCGCAGCGGATGCGTCAAAGCGTACGCCCACATCACAGGGGGAGGACTGCTGGAGAACATCCCTCGGGTGCTGCCGCCGGAGCTGGCTGTGGATTTAG ATGCGTCTCGATGGAGCGTCCCTGCTGTGTTTTCGTGGCTCCATAAGGAGGGCGGTCTGAGCGAGGAGGAGATGGCTCGCACCTTCAACTGCGGCCTGGGAGCGGTGCTGGTTGTGTCTCCTCTGGATGCGCAGAAGGTGTTAGGTCAGATTCAAGCACAGGAAGAGGCGTGGATCGTGGGTTCACTGGCACGGAAGCAGCCCG ggGCAGAAGCTGTGGTGGTCCGTAACCTGAGGCACAGCCTGCTGACTGCAGGACCAGCGTGCATCAGTGAGGCGGTTGTTGAGCAGAATGGTGGTTGCCGTGGCGACAGCAGCAAGCCACAAAAGAGGACCAGAGTGGGAGTTCTTATCTCTGGCAGTG GCACCAACCTGCAGGCGCTGATAGAGCAGGCCAGACGTCCGTCCAGCTCTGCAGAGATTGTGGTGGTCATCTCTAACCGACCTGGAGTGCAGGGCCTGAAGAGAGCATCACTGGCCGGCATTCAGACTCGA GTCGTAGACCACAAACTGTACGGGAGCCGAGCTGAGTTTGACGGCACCATCGATCGTGTGCTGGAAGAATTTGCGGTGGAGCTGGTGTGTCTCGCTGGATTCATGAGGATCCTCACAGGAACGTTTGTCAAGAAGTGGAACG GAAAGTTACTGAACATCCACCCGTCCCTGCTGCCCTCGTTCAAGGGAGTGAATGCCCAGAAGCAGGCTCTGCAGGCTGGAGTGCGGGTTGCAGGCTGCACAGTGCATTTTGTAGCA gaagAGGTGGATGCTGGGGCCATCATCGTGCAGGAGGCGGTGCTCGTGCAGGGcggagacacagaggagagtCTGTCAGACAGAATCAGGGAGGCCGAGCACCGAGCGTTCCCTGCTGCTATGGAGCTGGTGGCCAGCGGAGGAGTCGGGCTCGCAGAGGACGGACGCATTGTGTGGAAGTCAAGTTAA